CTGTGCTaagtaaaaaacagaaaaaataacaGCAGCAGTGCGAAAATGCCAGAAAGGGATGCTCACAGCAGGCAGACCAGGGTCAAGCCGCTGCTGCCGGCTGTTTCTTGGTCTGGTACTTTGGGTGTTTCCCTTTCCACCCTTTCTTCTTGGGCTGCTCCTCGGCCGGCGATGGCTCCTCGGCCGCCTCGGCGTCGTCGGCGGTGAACGGGGAGTAGAGGAACTTCTTGGTGTTGCCGGCCTGCGTGCAGGAGAGCTTGATGATCCTCCTCCCCCACATCCACTTGAGCAGGATCTTCATGTGGGTCTTGCTGTTCAGGCCGTCGATCGCAGCATCCTGTTGCCATCATCAGATATTTTGCATCAGCGCAAAGCATATAAGCACTGGTATTACATGATCCCCAAATCATAAGCTCTTGATTAGATATAAACAGTAGTACTGAATGATAAATATAAACGGTAGTATTGCCTGAGCTTAAGTTTTTTTTGCAAGGATAAGCATGTCCTAAACCGCCACTGTGAGATCGTTGAAGTAGTACATGCCAGAATATGAGAATGGATAAAAGAGAACATGAATGTTCTCAAGTGCCATTAAGTGAGCAAGCAGTTAGCCGGAATGCTGAGACATGTTAGCTGCTAAGACAGATACAGACTAACTGCATGTCCAGGAGGACATTCAATACATACACTTTGAATAGATAGCATAACAAAGTCATGGAGTAACCACATTGAGCATCTATCTAAAACAGAAGTGGCATGAACGAGAATCAGTTGTTTACCTCACCACCAGGTGTCCATCATAGCATACACATTCAGCTTATTCGGTGACAACGGGCCAAAAGATGCCTGATTACAAACCTAATAATGGCAGAAATATCATACTACTAGCACCCAAATACTGAGGCTAAAATCACTGAGTTGAACATACACCATATTGTATCTAATCACAAGATACGGCTACACAGCATTGGTATAGAAGAGTAGAATGGCTAGGGGAGTAGTATTTTTGGTTCTCAATTCAAGAATCCAAGGCACTAGAAAGAGGGCAGAAGCTACTATCTTCATGGTCGAAGCATCATCTGATCAATGAAGGAAGTATAGGCAGAGGCCAAGCTGTACTACTTGCTTCCGGGCATCAGT
Above is a window of Triticum dicoccoides isolate Atlit2015 ecotype Zavitan chromosome 5B, WEW_v2.0, whole genome shotgun sequence DNA encoding:
- the LOC119312927 gene encoding uncharacterized protein LOC119312927, whose product is MQFLRGVGGGGAGGAGGAGSMAWEVLRRHFSRKRAVDIRRINPKVPKEEAVAISGRLLQILADHGPLTVGNTWNHAKDAAIDGLNSKTHMKILLKWMWGRRIIKLSCTQAGNTKKFLYSPFTADDAEAAEEPSPAEEQPKKKGWKGKHPKYQTKKQPAAAA